The Pseudomonas sp. PDM14 genomic interval CAGCGCATGGTCGACACCTACTTCAAGCCCTACCCCGGCTACTACTTCAGCGGCGACGGCGCGCGCCGCGACGAGGACGGCTACTACTGGATCACCGGTCGCGTCGACGACGTGATCAACGTCTCCGGCCATCGCATCGGCACTGCCGAGGTGGAAAGCGCCCTAGTGCTGCACGACGCCGTGGCCGAGGCCGCCGTGGTCGGTTGCCCGCATGACCTCAAAGGCCAGTGCGTGTACGCCTTCGTCACCACCATGCAGGGCGTCGAGCCGGACGAAGCGCTGAAGAAAGAGCTGCTGGCACTGGTCACCAAGGAAATCGGCAGCTTCGCCAAGCCGGACTTCCTGCAATGGGCACCGGGCCTGCCGAAGACCCGCTCGGGCAAGATCATGCGGCGCATCCTGCGCAAGATCGCCTGCAACGAGTTGGACAGCATGGGCGATACTTCGACCCTGGCCGACCCGAGCGTGGTCGACAGCCTGGTGGCGGAGCGCCTCAACCAGTAACTGATGAAGAACCCTACACCCTACGGATCAGCCGTAGGGTGGCAGACGCTCCACCCTTCTACCGCCCGACTCTCGCAGAGCCCCTCGCAGGGGCGCCTTGCGCACCGTGGCATCCGCGAAATATTCCGCTGCGCATAACGCCCCCGCAACAGGCCGACGCTCTTTCGTCGGCGTAGAATCCCAGGCGTCCTTCTGTTTGAGCACGCCCATGGAATTCCTCCGCCGCCGCATCGAAACCCAGGTCCTCAGCCTCACCGGCCTGGCCCTGGGCCAGATCGACTTCGAACAGCCCGCCGGCGACCCCGGCCTGTTCGGCCCCGACTCGGTGTGCTGGCGCGTGCATGGCGACTTCACCAGCATGATGATCGGCGGCATCTCCGCCCTGCTCCTGCAGGCCCTGCATCCGCTGGCGCTGGCCGGCGTGTGGGACCACTCCAACTTTCGTGAAGACCTGATCGGCCGCCTGCGCCGCACCGGCCAGTTCATCTCCGGCACCACCTATGGCAGCCGCCGCGACGCCGAGTGGTTGATCGACAAGGTCAAACGCATCCACCTCGGCGTCACCGGCACCGCGCCCGACGGCCGCCCCTACGCCGCCAGCGACCCGGACCTGCTGACCTGGGTGCACGTGGCCGAAGTCTCCAGCTTCCTCGCCGCCCACCTACGCTACCGCAACCCGCAGTTGAGCGAGGCCGACCAGGACCGTTACTACGCCGAGGTGGCGTTGATCGCCGAACGCCTGGGCGCCCGCGCGGTGCCACGCTCGCGGGCGCAGGTCGAGGCCTACCTGCAGGCCATACGGCCGCAGCTGCTGTGCGACGAACGCTCGCGGGAAATCCTGCGCATCCTGCGTAGCGCGCCGGCCCCCAGCGCCCTCGCCGTGCCGATGGGCCACTTGATGCAGCAGGCCGGTTTCGACCTGCTGCCGGGCTGGGCCCAGGCGCTGCTTGGCGAGCCG includes:
- a CDS encoding oxygenase MpaB family protein, whose amino-acid sequence is MEFLRRRIETQVLSLTGLALGQIDFEQPAGDPGLFGPDSVCWRVHGDFTSMMIGGISALLLQALHPLALAGVWDHSNFREDLIGRLRRTGQFISGTTYGSRRDAEWLIDKVKRIHLGVTGTAPDGRPYAASDPDLLTWVHVAEVSSFLAAHLRYRNPQLSEADQDRYYAEVALIAERLGARAVPRSRAQVEAYLQAIRPQLLCDERSREILRILRSAPAPSALAVPMGHLMQQAGFDLLPGWAQALLGEPVSARRSRLIAAGVQRVAPLLRWAVCSAAVHRARRRMGLPILG